In Caldisalinibacter kiritimatiensis, the genomic stretch AATAAGTACTACATCTTTTGTGAAATTATATATACTTCATCTATTAACAGAAAAGAGCTATTATGGTAACGAGATTATAGATGAAATAAAGAGAAGATTAAATGAAAAATGGGAGCCAAGTCCAGGAATGGTTTATCCAT encodes the following:
- a CDS encoding PadR family transcriptional regulator; translated protein: MSNYKEKRNRQFPSKISTTSFVKLYILHLLTEKSYYGNEIIDEIKRRLNEKWEPSPGMVYP